The following coding sequences are from one Treponema parvum window:
- a CDS encoding EamA family transporter, with amino-acid sequence MWKLFAFLSAICAALTSIFAKYGMKDINSTLATAVRTVIVLLLAWSIVFINGNIRAIKDLTRMNWLFLILSGLATGASWLCYFKAIQMSEVSKVAPIDKLSIVFTLILSALILHERLTLKTMLGGVLITAGTLLFL; translated from the coding sequence ATGTGGAAACTTTTTGCATTTCTTTCAGCGATATGCGCTGCCTTAACTTCGATTTTTGCAAAATACGGTATGAAGGATATCAATTCAACGCTTGCAACGGCGGTGCGGACGGTTATCGTGCTGCTGCTGGCATGGAGCATCGTTTTTATCAACGGCAATATAAGGGCCATAAAAGATTTAACGAGGATGAATTGGCTGTTTCTTATCCTTTCGGGGCTTGCGACGGGAGCGTCGTGGCTTTGTTATTTTAAAGCGATACAGATGAGCGAAGTTTCAAAAGTCGCTCCGATCGATAAGCTGAGTATCGTGTTTACGCTCATTCTTTCGGCACTGATTTTACACGAGCGGCTGACACTAAAGACGATGTTGGGCGGCGTTCTCATAACGGCGGGAACGCTGTTGTTTTTATGA
- a CDS encoding DUF4491 family protein, with the protein MNIEAIIIGVASLAIIGLFHPVVVKCEYYFSAKVWPVFLVAGIAFLAAALFLDGIAAYVLALIGTACLWSIVELKEQEKRVERGWFPKNPKGKH; encoded by the coding sequence ATGAATATTGAAGCGATCATTATCGGCGTTGCGTCTCTTGCAATTATCGGACTTTTTCATCCCGTCGTTGTAAAGTGCGAATATTATTTTTCTGCTAAAGTGTGGCCGGTTTTTCTTGTTGCAGGCATTGCGTTTTTGGCGGCGGCGCTGTTTTTGGACGGTATCGCCGCATATGTTCTTGCGCTTATCGGCACGGCGTGCCTGTGGAGCATAGTCGAATTGAAAGAGCAGGAAAAACGCGTCGAGCGCGGTTGGTTTCCGAAAAACCCAAAAGGAAAACATTGA